TGAGAATGATATCCAAAAGAAAAGTAAAGAAGTATGTGTTGCCGTTTATTTTGCTTTCATCACCATTGCTTCATCCATTGCCAACATTCAGCTCCGAAACCTCATTTACTGTAGGAAATATCGCAGTGATATCTGCGCAAGCACAAGAGATTAGGGGAAGGGTGACGGATGAAAATAAACAACCTTTAGGAGGTGCAACAGTATCGATTAAAGGTACTACCACGAGTGTTTCTACAAACGATGATGGGATATTTGCGATAGAGTCGGCCTCTGACGCCGATGTATTAGTGGTTTCCTATATTGGTTATGAGCCTAGTGAATATCCGCTTGCCGGCAAAGACCTCAGTACTGAAGTTGTCATTACTCTTAAACCCGATGAAGAAACGTCGCTTGATGAAGTGGTGGTCGTTGGGTATGGTACCCAGCGAAGGCAGGATGTAACAGGAGCTGTATCTTCAGTGAGCTCCAGAGAAATTGCTGAAGTACCGGTAACGCAGCCATCACAGGCATTGCAGGGGCGTGCCGCAGGTGTTTTCGTTACAAATACCAATAATAAACCCGGTGGCGCCGCAACTGTACGTGTTAGGGGCAATAGGTCTTTTTCAGCTGGTAATGACCCGCTATTTGTAATTGATGGTATCCCCATAACAGGAGGCCTCGAAGATATCCCGCCACAAGACATTGCGTCAATGGAAGTGCTCAAAGACGCGTCTGCTACGGCTATTTATGGTTCAAGAGGAGCTAATGGTGTGATCATCGTCTCCACTAGGAGAGGTACACCGGGAAAAACAACGGTCAGTTACGATAATTGGTTCGGGTTTTCCCAGGCGTATAATAAAATCGATATGATGAATGGAGAGCAGTTCGCGGAATATAAACGGGAGTCTAGAAGAGCGGCTGGCCAATACGATGATAGTGACCCCAATGCCGATCAAAATACTCCAGGTCTGTTTGATCCCGTAGAGCTGGCCTCTATAGCACAAGGTAGAAGTACCAATTACCAGGATTTAATGCTGGAGACGGGGCATGCGCAAAATCACTCGCTAAGCGTCCTTGGAGGTTCCGAAAAAACACGGTTCAACGTGTCTTTTAACTATATGAAGGATAAAGGTATAATACCAATTCAGGAATTTAATCGCTATGCCATGCGGGTGAATCTCGATCATGATATCAGTGATCGTATACGTATCGGTACTTCTATACTCGGAAATTATAGCATCAGGGATGGCCAGAACTTGAACCCTTATGATGATACATTGCTGGAAAACCCTTTAGGCGTACCCTATGATGAAAATGGCGGACTTATATTCTTGCCAACAACCGATGGTTTAAGAAGCAACCCTTTAAGTGAATTGGTTCCTGACGCATTAGTTAACAAAAATCGTCGGATGCGGCTGTTTACCAGTATATATGGTGAAGTAAAAATTGCTGAAGGCTTAACTTACCGATTGAATTTCGGTCCGGATCTGATTCATAGTCGTACCGGGAATTTTCAAGGTAAGTTCACAAACGCCCGATTGGGAGGTACTGCAGCCGCACAAGGAGAAGAAGACCTGGTATTTAACTATACCTTAGAAAATATCCTGAAATACAATAAGGTGTTTCAGGATAAACACGCATTGGAGATCACGGCATTACAGGGTTTACAGCATCGACAGCAGGAAGCCACCAATATTAGTGTCAGGGGCATACCGGTTGAACAGATGCGGTATTTTAATTTTGGCGCTGCCGAAGAAATTTTGGCTACCGGTAGTGATTTTAATCGTTGGGATATCATATCCTATATGGGAAGAGTAAATTATGTTTTCGACGATCGGTTTCTAGCCACCTTAACGGCACGTGTAGACGGTTCTTCCCGTTTCGGCAGAAATCACCGCTATGGTTTTTTCCCTTCAGTAGCCCTGGGCTGGAACATAAGCAACGAATCTTTTATGCAGGACAATGGTGTGTTTGATCTCTTGAAATTACGGGCTACTTATGGGGAAACAGGAAATACGGGGATCGATCCATACGGTACCCAAGGCTTGTTGCAGCGAACATTTTATGCTTTTGATGAAGCAGCAGGTTTCGGATTTCGGCCTAACCAACTTCGGAATGATA
This Olivibacter sp. SDN3 DNA region includes the following protein-coding sequences:
- a CDS encoding TonB-dependent receptor, which translates into the protein MISKRKVKKYVLPFILLSSPLLHPLPTFSSETSFTVGNIAVISAQAQEIRGRVTDENKQPLGGATVSIKGTTTSVSTNDDGIFAIESASDADVLVVSYIGYEPSEYPLAGKDLSTEVVITLKPDEETSLDEVVVVGYGTQRRQDVTGAVSSVSSREIAEVPVTQPSQALQGRAAGVFVTNTNNKPGGAATVRVRGNRSFSAGNDPLFVIDGIPITGGLEDIPPQDIASMEVLKDASATAIYGSRGANGVIIVSTRRGTPGKTTVSYDNWFGFSQAYNKIDMMNGEQFAEYKRESRRAAGQYDDSDPNADQNTPGLFDPVELASIAQGRSTNYQDLMLETGHAQNHSLSVLGGSEKTRFNVSFNYMKDKGIIPIQEFNRYAMRVNLDHDISDRIRIGTSILGNYSIRDGQNLNPYDDTLLENPLGVPYDENGGLIFLPTTDGLRSNPLSELVPDALVNKNRRMRLFTSIYGEVKIAEGLTYRLNFGPDLIHSRTGNFQGKFTNARLGGTAAAQGEEDLVFNYTLENILKYNKVFQDKHALEITALQGLQHRQQEATNISVRGIPVEQMRYFNFGAAEEILATGSDFNRWDIISYMGRVNYVFDDRFLATLTARVDGSSRFGRNHRYGFFPSVALGWNISNESFMQDNGVFDLLKLRATYGETGNTGIDPYGTQGLLQRTFYAFDEAAGFGFRPNQLRNDNLKWETTSQFNAGFDYALWGGRLSGAAEFYIQTTRDLLMERQLPFTSGFGSIMENVGSTKNTGFEFSLSSINIQPKDENGFSWSTDLNFATNRESILELYGGTQDDVGNRWFIGQPIQVYYDFEKIGIWQSHEAEEAASYGRVPGELKIRDQNEDGVINDNDRVILGNNRPTLTGGLTNRFAYHGFDLSVFLYFNFGNMIYSTFHEAHNTLFGRYNNLNVDYWTPDNPTNAYPRPNMNQERPVYSTSMAYFSGSFVKIRNINLGYNFPERWAAKIGAQSLRLYVTAQQPLIFSPYINQHQGIDPEGIDFNADNENLPVDTPPSRTWLFGLNVKF